One Capsicum annuum cultivar UCD-10X-F1 chromosome 2, UCD10Xv1.1, whole genome shotgun sequence genomic window carries:
- the LOC107860444 gene encoding protein LONGIFOLIA 1 yields MSARMLSSITEDNNKKTGCMNGLFQLFDRHHFLIGKHLHGQNHKRLLTGATDRMETKCTMQSATEKTPREVARNKVTHSSESSSKANSKLEQSKTPQQEQPFCSQRNLPESPSKILPYKQPSSPSHSGRQSPDFRDVVKDSMHREARSLSVKTVTKVEGKVHVMKHIDSPRPIQQSNCGKPSDGTRPVTAKFREAPRNSKDDLKHAPRDHPRFSYDERDSREAMRSSMRIKDLPRLSLDSREQSFRSSASESRSNFLLGDHKRSSSVVAKLMGLEALPNSIPSNEVEKVIPKSFSAKDSVTVSTKTAEKSKNNQVTRFPQSNEKDFGSPRMKSTNSIMRASSTSRLPLEPAPWRQPEASRTSHKSSARNIDVELSIKSPNISSSVYGEMEKRITELEFRKSGKDLRALKQILEAMQKTRARLEVQTQEQADSDANLEIVQKRQQCNLLSPTIKGTRPPKREDTADKKAWKDVTPRAKNVRDSGWHLHSPDRKTKEGTSRAVQNSALRQQKEGSYPALGRNSGTVSPRSPHKKKQSFPTTTSPEFSKVRRQSIKQSKESGSSKRRLQAKANHLLRVDEELSEISSGTRNFSEQSDAASLQSESNNSLSSHTEGEVTSRNLSFSVNAKRLEDSKDKSDMMRLNEYRPMAEHAIATIEQPSPVSVLDAAFYEEDSPSPVKKKATAFTVEDAADKLWYLDYQDHSPYSTRVDLGVETTKQKKLERIKDLVHQLRLLNSNHEANTDQLGSLSQNHNPDHRYITKILLASGLLKDVDSITSSIQLQSSGHMIDPKLFHILEQTEDRVMPENGHSKKGAWMEFNQKMHRKNFFDTVDEILSRKLASGSCLLQGRDRLTAQKLQKELQSDIDQLNAKKVSMESEEDELISILNADLRQQSDDWTNGESEIPSLILDVERLIYKDLITEIISDEAREQQIRKRRHCRQLFTN; encoded by the exons ATGTCAGCAAGAATGCTATCTTCTATAACAGAGGACAACAACAAGAAAACTGGATGCATGAATGGGTTATTCCAATTGTTTGATAGACACCACTTCCTCATTGGCAAACATCTACATGGTCAAAATCACAAAAGGCTGCTCACAG GTGCCACGGACAGGATGGAGACCAAATGTACAATGCAATCGGCTACG GAAAAGACTCCAAGGGAGGTAGCCAGGAACAAAGTGACACACTCAAGTGAGTCATCATCCAAGGCTAACTCAAAACTTGAACAAAGTAAAAcaccacaacaagaacaacctTTTTGCAGTCAAAGAAACTTACCCGAATCTCCCTCGAAAATTCTGCCATACAAGCAACCAAGTTCCCCATCTCATTCTGGCCGGCAATCACCTGATTTTCGGGATGTGGTCAAGGACTCGATGCACAGGGAAGCCCGTAGTTTGTCTGTAAAAACTGTCACCAAAGTAGAAGGTAAAGTCCACGTGATGAAGCACATAGATTCTCCAAGGCCAATTCAGCAGTCAAACTGTGGGAAGCCATCTGATGGAACAAGGCCAGTAACTGCAAAGTTTCGTGAAGCACCTCGCAATTCAAAAGATGATCTAAAGCATGCACCAAGAGATCATCCACGTTTCTCTTACGATGAAAGAGACTCAAGAGAAGCGATGCGTTCATCAATGAGGATAAAAGACCTTCCTAGACTGTCACTGGACAGTAGAGAACAGTCCTTCAGGAGCTCTGCATCTGAATCCAGATCAAATTTTCTTTTAGGGGATCATAAAAGATCTTCCAGCGTTGTAGCAAAGCTGATGGGATTGGAAGCTTTACCAAATTCCATTCCCTCAAATGAAGTCGAGAAAGTGATACCTAAGTCTTTCTCTGCCAAAGATTCTGTTACGGTATCAACAAAAACAGCTGAAAAGAGCAAGAATAATCAAGTCACACGGTTCCCACAGAGTAATGAAAAGGATTTTGGCTCCCCAAGAATGAAATCTACCAATTCAATCATGAGAGCATCGTCAACTTCAAGGCTTCCACTAGAACCTGCTCCCTGGAGGCAACCGGAGGCCAGCAGAACCTCCCACAAGTCGTCGGCAAGAAATATAGATGTGGAACTGTCAATTAAGAGTCCCAATATATCTTCCTCTGTCTATGGTGAAATGGAGAAAAGGATAACTGAACTTGAGTTCAGAAAGTCTGGAAAGGATCTCAGAGCTCTGAAGCAGATTCTTGAAGCAATGCAGAAGACAAGAGCAAGGTTAGAGGTCCAAACACAAGAGCAGGCAGACTCTGATGCGAACTTGGAAATAGTGCAGAAAAGGCAGCAATGCAACCTGCTATCACCAACTATTAAGGGAACTCGCCCACCAAAAAG AGAGGATACAGCTGACAAGAAAGCTTGGAAAGACGTGACACCTAGAGCGAAAAATGTCAGAGATTCTGGTTGGCATCTTCATTCACCAGACAGGAAGACCAAAGAAGGAACATCAAGGGCAGTGCAAAATTCAGCATTACGTCAACAAAAGGAAGGAAGTTATCCTGCATTAGGAAGGAATTCTGGAACTGTAAGTCCAAGATCGCCTCATAAGAAGAAGCAGTCTTTTCCGACCACAACATCACCAGAATTCAGCAAGGTTAGACGGCAATCAATTAAGCAATCTAAAGAATCAGGCTCTTCAAAAAGAAGACTGCAAGCAAAAGCCAACCATCTGCTCCGAGTTGATGAGGAATTGAGTGAGATCAGCAGTGGCACAAGAAATTTCAGTGAGCAAAGTGATGCAGCTTCTTTGCAATCAGAAAGCAACAACAGTTTAAGCTCACATACAGAGGGAGAAGTCACAAGCAGAAATCTTTCCTTTAGTGTTAATGCTAAAAGACTAGAGGACTCCAAAGACAAA AGTGACATGATGAGACTCAATGAATACAGACCAATGGCTGAGCATGCAATTGCTACAATTGAACAACCTAGTCCTGTGTCAGTGCTTGATGCCGCATTCTATGAAGAGGATTCACCATCTCCCGTGAAGAAGAAAGCGACTGCCTTTACAG TTGAGGATGCTGCAGATAAGTTATGGTACCTAGATTACCAGGATCATTCACCTTACAGCACGAGGGTAGATCTTGGCGTTGAGACCACCAAACAGAAGAAACTAGAGCGCATTAAGGACCTCGTTCACCAGCTCAGACTACTGAACTCCAACCACGAAGCAAATACAGACCAGCTTGGATCCTTGAGCCAGAATCATAATCCTGACCACAGATACATCACTAAAATACTACTGGCATCTGGCCTTCTCAAGGACGTGGACTCCATCACCTCGTCCATTCAGCTTCAGTCATCTGGCCATATGATCGATCCGAAGTTGTTTCATATCTTGGAACAGACTGAGGATCGCGTTATGCCAGAAAATGGACACAGTAAAAAAGGTGCTTGGATGGAGTTTAATCAGAAAATGCACAGAAAGAACTTCTTTGACACAGTCGATGAGATACTTTCCCGTAAACTAGCTTCAGGAAGCTGCTTATTACAGGGACGAGATCGTTTAACTGCACAGAAGCTCCAGAAGGAATTACAGTCAGACATAGACCAACTCAATGCTAAAAAGGTTAGCATGGAGTCTGAagaagatgaattgataagtatCCTAAATGCTGATTTGAGGCAGCAGTCAGACGATTGGACAAATGGTGAAAGTGAGATTCCATCGTTGATTTTGGATGTGGAACGATTAATATATAAAGACCTTATTACAGAAATAATTAGTGATGAGGCCAGAGAGCAGCAGATAAGAAAAAGAAGGCATTGCAGGCAACTGTTTACTAATTAA